From a region of the Desulfuromonas sp. KJ2020 genome:
- the pelG gene encoding exopolysaccharide Pel transporter PelG gives MAGIGFELRKLLRRDTFSGLMMAYAYAGVISSGPWVLSIVAVLIIGVFSVPVVIPPDLVRQFQTILTTIIAASLILSGLVQLSFTRYCADRIFKKEHGLLLPNLNGLLLLVNITAAALAIPLVIFIFPGLSLLLRLLIVASFVTVCNVWIGTILLSGLKAYKAILFNFLLGYGIALVLAWGLRYWDLEGLLLAFLVGQFALFKGMLYVVYQGYPSRHFIQFDFLRSGRMYLSLVFTGFFYNIGIWIDKIVFWYHPWTSESVVGLLRGSPIYDLPVFIAYLAIIPGMAVFLMRIETDFVEYYDHFYDAVREGGSLGYIHEMKDEMVRITRDGIYDIMKIQGIVILLVVVAGGTLLQWAGISRIHLPLLQIQVVATGFQVVFLGLLNVFFYLDRRNRVLLLTGLFMVLNGLLSWLSIQLGPFFYGYGFALSLVIAVSVGMVLLDRDLERLEYETFMLQ, from the coding sequence ATGGCAGGCATAGGGTTCGAACTGCGCAAACTCCTGCGCCGGGATACCTTCTCCGGACTGATGATGGCCTATGCCTATGCCGGCGTCATCAGTTCCGGCCCCTGGGTTCTGTCCATCGTGGCGGTGCTGATCATTGGCGTCTTTTCCGTGCCGGTGGTGATCCCCCCTGACCTGGTCCGTCAGTTTCAGACCATTCTGACGACGATCATCGCGGCCAGCCTCATTCTCAGCGGCTTGGTGCAGCTGTCCTTTACCCGCTATTGCGCCGACCGTATTTTCAAAAAAGAACACGGGCTGCTGCTGCCCAACCTCAACGGCCTGCTGCTGCTGGTGAATATCACCGCCGCTGCTCTGGCCATTCCCCTGGTCATCTTCATCTTTCCGGGATTGAGCCTGCTGCTGCGCCTGCTCATCGTGGCCAGTTTTGTGACGGTGTGCAACGTCTGGATCGGCACGATCCTGCTGTCGGGGCTCAAGGCCTACAAGGCCATCCTGTTCAACTTCCTGCTGGGGTACGGAATCGCCCTGGTTTTGGCCTGGGGCCTTCGTTACTGGGATCTGGAAGGGTTGCTGCTGGCATTTCTTGTCGGCCAGTTTGCCCTGTTCAAGGGGATGCTCTACGTCGTCTATCAGGGATATCCTTCCCGGCATTTCATTCAATTCGATTTCCTGCGCTCCGGTCGCATGTATCTTTCCCTGGTCTTTACCGGCTTTTTTTACAACATCGGCATCTGGATCGACAAAATCGTCTTCTGGTACCATCCCTGGACCAGCGAGTCGGTGGTTGGCCTGTTGCGCGGTTCGCCCATCTATGACCTGCCCGTCTTCATCGCCTATCTCGCCATCATCCCCGGGATGGCGGTTTTCCTTATGCGCATCGAGACCGATTTTGTCGAATACTACGACCATTTTTACGATGCCGTTCGCGAAGGAGGCTCCCTGGGCTACATCCACGAAATGAAGGATGAGATGGTCCGTATCACCCGCGACGGCATCTATGACATCATGAAAATCCAGGGGATCGTCATTCTGCTGGTGGTAGTGGCTGGCGGCACGTTGCTGCAATGGGCCGGGATCTCCCGGATTCATTTGCCCCTGCTGCAGATCCAGGTGGTGGCTACCGGCTTCCAGGTGGTGTTTTTGGGGCTGCTCAATGTCTTCTTTTACCTTGACCGCCGTAACCGGGTGCTGCTGCTCACCGGCCTTTTCATGGTGCTTAACGGTCTGCTGTCCTGGCTCTCCATTCAACTCGGCCCCTTCTTTTACGGCTATGGTTTCGCCCTCTCTCTCGTCATCGCCGTCAGCGTCGGCATGGTACTGCTCGATCGGGATCTCGAACGGCTGGAGTACGAGACCTTCATGCTGCAATAA
- a CDS encoding PEP/pyruvate-binding domain-containing protein, producing the protein MKTQRVTTGFKGLDEILDDLRIGDNVVWKVDDIDDYRQFVTPYVEAARKKGRRIIYMRFGQHPPLVPPGDDVMIHELDARRGFEPFASRIHAIITAEGIGAFYVFDCLSDLLSAWATDHMIGNFFQVTCPYLFELDTVAYFALIRDRHSLQTIARIRETTQVLLDVYNFDGRIHIHPLKVWERHSPTMFLPHRLDGERFMPLANSYEATNMLSRLADPDGSSATRQLDHWHRLFLQAEECARQPDAHEEQAKMVDHLCHHLIGREDRMLSLARRTFSLQDLLHIKKRLIGTGFIGGKTVGMLLARDILRRDTEFDWSDVLESHDSFFVGSNVYYSYIVHNGWWKLYMEQKTEEGYFSAAEELRQKMLHGKLPEYVRESLRKMLEYYGQYPIIVRSSSLLEDGFGNAFAGKYDSFFCVNQGTPEQRYEKLEEAIRQIFASAMSEDALSYRKQRGLDHLDEQMALLIQRVSGSYHRHFYYPELAGVGVSYNTFVWDKGMDPQAGMLRLVLGLGTRAVDRVEGDYPRIVALDSPLKRPHAGFEDTRKFSQRDVDLLNVNDNSLQTVNLAALLRENPDLTIQRYGVRDEETMKRLAERGRKGEEYWLLTFDRLLADGDFTPMMQRLLKTLEKAYDYPVDAEFTVNFTPEGTPKINVVQCRPLQTKGQELKVEIPESIPAERIFIQSEGNFMGGNLSQKITRVISVDAEEYSRLALTEKYDVARLIGRLNKRINDRFESPTLLLGPGRWGTSTPALGVPVKFSEINNFAVLGEVAFSSGGLMPELSFGSHFFQDLVETDIFYLAIFPENKTCTFDRAWLDAQPNSLEALMPASSKYRRVVRVCQLPGDGLHLLADVVSQKLLCYR; encoded by the coding sequence ATGAAAACACAACGGGTGACCACCGGATTCAAGGGACTGGATGAAATTCTCGACGATCTGCGCATCGGTGACAACGTGGTGTGGAAGGTCGACGATATCGACGATTACCGCCAGTTTGTCACCCCTTACGTGGAAGCGGCCAGAAAAAAGGGGCGGCGCATTATCTATATGCGCTTCGGCCAGCACCCTCCGCTGGTCCCGCCCGGTGACGACGTCATGATTCACGAGCTCGATGCCCGGCGGGGTTTCGAGCCCTTTGCCAGCCGCATTCACGCCATCATCACCGCAGAAGGGATCGGGGCGTTCTATGTCTTTGACTGTCTCTCAGACCTGCTGTCGGCCTGGGCTACCGACCACATGATCGGCAACTTTTTCCAGGTGACCTGCCCCTACCTCTTTGAACTCGACACCGTCGCCTACTTCGCCCTCATCCGCGACCGCCACTCGCTGCAGACCATCGCCCGCATCCGCGAGACGACCCAGGTTCTGCTCGATGTCTACAATTTCGACGGCCGCATCCATATTCATCCCCTCAAGGTGTGGGAACGCCACTCCCCCACCATGTTTCTGCCGCACCGGCTGGACGGGGAGCGCTTCATGCCTCTGGCCAACAGCTATGAGGCCACCAATATGCTGTCGCGCCTGGCCGACCCCGACGGCAGCAGCGCCACCCGCCAACTGGACCACTGGCATCGTCTCTTCCTCCAGGCCGAAGAATGCGCGCGCCAGCCGGACGCTCACGAGGAACAGGCCAAAATGGTCGACCATCTCTGCCACCACCTCATCGGCCGAGAGGATCGCATGCTGTCCCTGGCCCGGCGCACCTTTTCTCTGCAGGACCTGCTCCACATCAAAAAGCGCCTGATCGGCACCGGCTTCATCGGCGGCAAAACCGTCGGCATGCTGCTGGCCCGCGACATTCTCCGCCGGGACACGGAGTTCGACTGGTCCGATGTCCTCGAATCCCACGATTCCTTTTTCGTCGGCAGCAACGTCTACTACTCCTACATCGTCCATAACGGCTGGTGGAAGCTCTACATGGAGCAGAAAACCGAAGAAGGCTACTTCAGCGCCGCCGAGGAGCTGCGCCAGAAGATGCTGCACGGCAAGCTGCCCGAGTATGTGCGGGAAAGTCTGCGCAAGATGCTGGAATACTACGGCCAGTATCCCATCATCGTCCGCTCCAGCTCCCTGCTCGAAGATGGCTTCGGCAACGCCTTCGCCGGCAAGTACGACAGTTTTTTCTGCGTCAATCAGGGCACCCCGGAACAGCGCTACGAAAAACTCGAAGAAGCCATCCGCCAGATCTTCGCCAGCGCCATGAGCGAGGACGCCCTGAGCTACCGCAAGCAGCGGGGCCTCGACCATCTCGACGAGCAGATGGCCCTGCTGATCCAACGTGTCTCCGGCTCCTACCACCGGCACTTCTATTACCCCGAACTGGCCGGGGTCGGCGTCTCCTACAACACCTTCGTGTGGGACAAGGGGATGGACCCGCAGGCCGGCATGCTGCGGCTCGTGCTCGGCCTCGGTACCCGGGCCGTGGATCGGGTGGAGGGAGACTATCCCCGCATTGTCGCCCTCGACTCCCCCCTCAAGCGCCCCCACGCCGGTTTTGAGGACACCCGCAAGTTCTCCCAGCGGGATGTCGATCTGCTCAACGTCAACGACAACAGTCTGCAAACGGTCAATCTGGCCGCCCTGCTGCGGGAGAACCCCGACCTGACCATCCAGCGCTACGGTGTGCGGGACGAGGAGACCATGAAAAGATTGGCCGAGCGGGGCCGTAAGGGGGAAGAATACTGGCTGCTGACCTTCGACCGGCTGCTGGCAGACGGCGACTTCACCCCCATGATGCAGCGCCTGCTAAAAACCCTGGAGAAGGCCTACGACTACCCCGTCGACGCTGAATTTACGGTCAACTTCACGCCGGAAGGGACGCCGAAAATCAATGTGGTGCAATGCCGACCGCTGCAGACCAAGGGGCAGGAGCTTAAGGTGGAGATCCCCGAGAGCATTCCGGCCGAGCGGATCTTCATCCAGAGCGAGGGGAACTTCATGGGGGGCAATCTCTCCCAGAAGATCACCCGCGTCATCTCCGTCGATGCGGAGGAATACTCCCGGCTCGCCCTGACGGAAAAATACGACGTCGCCCGCCTGATCGGCCGCCTCAACAAACGCATCAACGACCGCTTCGAGAGCCCCACCCTGCTGCTGGGTCCGGGGCGCTGGGGCACCTCCACGCCGGCCCTCGGAGTCCCGGTGAAATTTTCCGAGATCAATAACTTTGCAGTGCTGGGCGAAGTCGCCTTCAGCAGCGGCGGGCTCATGCCCGAGCTTTCCTTCGGCTCCCACTTCTTCCAGGACCTGGTGGAAACGGATATCTTCTACCTGGCCATTTTTCCCGAAAACAAAACCTGTACCTTCGACCGGGCCTGGCTTGACGCCCAGCCCAACAGCCTGGAAGCCCTCATGCCGGCCAGCAGCAAATATCGCCGGGTCGTCCGCGTCTGCCAGCTTCCCGGCGACGGCCTGCACCTGCTGGCCGACGTGGTTTCGCAAAAACTCCTCTGCTACCGCTGA
- a CDS encoding murein transglycosylase A, protein MMRNFRRRLAGLAACLLLGSLFACAPPPRVELPVEEAPEEAPPVPVPVPPLAPVDWNAVDGWEQDAMSPALEVFMKSCRSLRWRDGWQEVCREAAELNPYDQAAARLFFETRFQAYQVRNADGSDTGMITGYYAPDLRGSRQQTARFRYPLYAVPDDLLVVDLSAIYPELGNYRLRGRVEGRRVVPYWTREEIDSGKQPLAGQEIFWVEDPVELFFLHIQGSGRIVLEGEDPVMVNYGDQNGHPYRSIGKLLLERGAMTRDQMSMQNIAAWARQNPDQVNSLLGENPSYIFFRELTDVQSPPGAMGIPLTAGLSLAVDPRTIPLGAPVFLQTTWPSSDLPLQRLMVAQDTGGAIKGAVRADFFWGMGDDAGAYAGRMKQQGRLWVLLPKDMTPPGL, encoded by the coding sequence ATGATGAGGAATTTTCGTCGCCGCCTGGCGGGCCTGGCGGCCTGCCTGTTGCTGGGGAGCCTATTTGCCTGTGCGCCGCCCCCCAGGGTCGAGCTTCCCGTGGAGGAGGCACCGGAGGAGGCGCCACCGGTGCCGGTCCCTGTTCCTCCCCTGGCCCCCGTGGACTGGAATGCGGTCGATGGCTGGGAACAGGACGCCATGTCGCCCGCCCTGGAAGTGTTTATGAAAAGCTGCCGAAGCCTGCGCTGGCGGGACGGCTGGCAGGAGGTCTGCCGCGAGGCGGCAGAACTTAATCCCTATGACCAGGCCGCCGCCCGTCTCTTTTTCGAGACGCGTTTTCAGGCCTATCAGGTGCGCAATGCCGACGGCAGCGATACGGGCATGATCACGGGATACTACGCGCCCGATCTGCGGGGGAGCCGCCAGCAGACCGCCCGTTTCCGCTATCCCCTCTACGCCGTGCCCGATGACCTGCTGGTGGTCGATCTGAGCGCCATCTACCCCGAACTGGGCAATTACCGCCTGCGGGGCCGGGTGGAGGGGCGCCGGGTGGTTCCCTACTGGACGCGGGAGGAAATCGATAGTGGCAAGCAGCCCCTGGCCGGTCAGGAAATCTTCTGGGTGGAAGATCCCGTCGAACTCTTTTTCCTGCATATCCAGGGGTCCGGCCGTATCGTGCTCGAAGGCGAGGACCCGGTCATGGTGAATTACGGCGACCAGAACGGCCATCCCTATCGTTCCATCGGCAAGCTCCTGCTGGAGCGGGGGGCGATGACCCGCGACCAGATGTCCATGCAGAACATCGCCGCCTGGGCCCGCCAGAATCCCGATCAGGTCAACAGTCTCCTCGGCGAGAACCCCAGCTACATCTTCTTTCGCGAGCTGACCGACGTGCAGAGCCCGCCGGGGGCCATGGGGATTCCCCTGACGGCGGGGCTCAGCCTGGCCGTTGACCCGCGTACCATTCCGCTCGGCGCACCGGTCTTTCTGCAGACGACCTGGCCTAGCAGTGATTTGCCTTTGCAGCGCCTCATGGTGGCTCAGGATACGGGCGGCGCCATCAAGGGAGCGGTGCGGGCTGATTTTTTCTGGGGGATGGGGGATGACGCCGGCGCCTACGCCGGACGCATGAAGCAGCAGGGTCGCCTCTGGGTGCTCTTGCCGAAGGATATGACGCCCCCCGGTCTATGA
- a CDS encoding shikimate kinase produces MEGSRSNIVLIGMPGAGKSTVGVVVAKLLAMDFVDTDVLIQAREKRTLQAIIRAEGLSALKQVEEQTLLELAAEQTVIATGGSAVYSDAAMAALKRRGIAVFLDVPLPELVERLNDLDARGVVMEPGESLNDLYRKRLPLYRRHADLRLDCGGKSAGQVALETVAAVRPLLAPSVS; encoded by the coding sequence ATGGAAGGGTCGCGAAGCAATATCGTGCTCATCGGCATGCCCGGCGCGGGCAAGAGCACCGTCGGCGTGGTGGTGGCCAAGCTGCTGGCCATGGACTTTGTCGATACGGATGTGCTGATTCAGGCGCGAGAAAAGAGGACGCTGCAGGCCATCATTCGGGCCGAGGGCTTGAGCGCCCTGAAACAGGTGGAAGAACAGACCCTGCTCGAGCTGGCGGCCGAACAGACCGTCATCGCCACCGGCGGCTCGGCGGTCTACAGCGACGCGGCCATGGCGGCCCTGAAGCGCCGGGGGATCGCCGTGTTCCTTGATGTCCCCCTCCCCGAACTGGTCGAGCGCCTCAACGACCTGGACGCCCGCGGCGTCGTTATGGAGCCGGGAGAATCCCTGAACGACCTCTACCGCAAAAGACTCCCCCTCTACCGGCGCCATGCCGACCTGCGCCTCGACTGCGGCGGCAAGAGCGCCGGCCAGGTTGCCTTGGAGACGGTGGCGGCGGTCCGACCGCTGCTGGCGCCATCAGTCTCATAG
- a CDS encoding NAD(P)H-quinone oxidoreductase has product MKAVQLDGFGGVEVLRVGEAERPVPGENQVLIKVMATSINRPDLVQREGKYPPPPGDSEILGLEVAGVVAEVGPKVSQWKAGDRVMSLVGGGGYAEYAVAYANHLMPIPESMSFAEAACVCESYITAFLNVFMIGDLQDGQTAILHGGGGGVNTAALQLAKALTPNAKLIVTAHPSKMERVKELGADLVIDYTQTPDFTEVVKEFTHKKGVDVILDHVGAKYLAPNMNSLGYKGRLVIIGVISGIKAELNLALMMVKRQQIIGSVLRSRPVSEKGDIVAEFTRRALPKFADRSIVPIIEKTFSIDDVVEAHRMMDEDRHFGKIVLQIAAE; this is encoded by the coding sequence ATGAAAGCAGTTCAACTCGACGGTTTTGGTGGTGTGGAGGTCTTGCGTGTGGGTGAGGCAGAGCGGCCGGTGCCCGGTGAAAACCAGGTTCTGATCAAGGTGATGGCCACTTCCATCAACCGGCCCGACCTGGTGCAGCGTGAGGGCAAGTATCCGCCCCCTCCCGGCGATTCGGAGATTCTCGGTCTGGAAGTGGCCGGCGTGGTGGCCGAAGTGGGGCCCAAGGTCAGCCAGTGGAAAGCGGGCGACCGGGTCATGAGCCTGGTGGGCGGCGGCGGCTACGCCGAATACGCGGTGGCCTACGCCAACCACCTGATGCCCATCCCCGAGAGCATGAGCTTTGCCGAGGCAGCCTGCGTGTGCGAGTCGTACATCACCGCCTTTCTCAACGTCTTCATGATCGGCGATCTGCAGGACGGCCAGACCGCCATCCTGCATGGCGGCGGCGGTGGCGTCAACACGGCGGCGCTGCAGCTGGCCAAAGCGCTGACCCCCAACGCCAAGCTCATCGTCACGGCCCACCCCAGCAAGATGGAGCGGGTGAAAGAGCTCGGCGCCGACTTGGTCATCGACTACACCCAGACCCCCGACTTCACCGAGGTGGTCAAGGAGTTCACCCACAAGAAGGGGGTCGATGTCATCCTCGATCATGTTGGGGCCAAGTACCTCGCCCCCAACATGAACTCCCTCGGCTACAAGGGCCGGCTGGTCATTATCGGCGTCATCAGCGGCATCAAGGCGGAACTCAATCTCGCCCTCATGATGGTCAAGCGTCAGCAGATCATTGGCAGCGTGCTGCGTTCGCGCCCCGTTTCGGAAAAAGGCGACATCGTGGCCGAATTCACCCGTCGGGCCCTGCCCAAATTCGCCGATCGCAGCATTGTGCCCATCATCGAAAAGACCTTCTCCATCGATGACGTGGTGGAAGCTCACCGCATGATGGATGAAGACCGTCACTTCGGCAAAATCGTGCTGCAGATCGCCGCCGAGTAA
- a CDS encoding type II toxin-antitoxin system Phd/YefM family antitoxin produces MAIKFSEDIVPLADVKVNLGKVIRRTRESHRPILLTSRGRGVAVVQSLEDFELAEEEKAFMRAVVDGLDDLDNNRQVDLDTAKKRLGL; encoded by the coding sequence ATGGCCATCAAGTTTTCAGAAGATATAGTCCCACTGGCAGATGTAAAGGTGAATCTTGGAAAGGTTATCCGCCGAACCAGGGAGTCCCATCGACCAATTCTATTGACCAGTCGAGGCCGGGGTGTTGCCGTTGTGCAATCGCTGGAGGATTTCGAGTTGGCAGAGGAGGAAAAGGCTTTTATGCGGGCAGTTGTCGATGGTCTTGACGATTTGGACAACAATCGTCAGGTCGACCTTGATACGGCAAAAAAACGGTTGGGCCTGTAA
- a CDS encoding type II toxin-antitoxin system RelE/ParE family toxin, with translation MEQQVPDVGDRVVHEVIAFIEDLSSHPDRGRMVPEFNQSRLRELIHPPFRIVYRRDPQSLRIVRIWRSERLMRLP, from the coding sequence GTGGAGCAACAGGTCCCGGATGTCGGAGATCGTGTCGTGCACGAGGTCATCGCCTTCATTGAAGACCTATCATCGCATCCAGACAGAGGTAGAATGGTTCCTGAGTTCAACCAATCCAGACTCCGAGAGCTGATTCATCCCCCGTTCCGAATCGTTTACCGCCGCGACCCACAAAGTCTCCGCATTGTTCGTATCTGGCGAAGTGAACGGTTGATGCGCCTTCCGTAG
- a CDS encoding c-type cytochrome, whose protein sequence is MNPNNILSHHRLCLWRAVSGGLFLFLLLGCQESSGPEARGEKTAAQQFATWCSPCHGERGKGGWASKGPSLQGPDFIYGGDPDSLRTSIREGRPNGMPAFGERFSPAQIDELTTYLKSLQTTSS, encoded by the coding sequence ATGAATCCAAATAACATCCTCTCCCACCACCGCCTTTGCCTGTGGCGTGCCGTGAGCGGGGGCCTCTTCCTGTTCCTGCTTCTGGGCTGCCAGGAATCCTCTGGGCCTGAAGCAAGAGGCGAAAAAACGGCCGCGCAACAGTTTGCCACGTGGTGTTCCCCCTGCCACGGTGAACGAGGCAAGGGCGGGTGGGCCTCCAAAGGCCCGTCCCTGCAAGGACCAGACTTCATTTACGGTGGCGACCCCGACTCCCTGCGCACGAGCATCCGCGAAGGTCGTCCAAACGGGATGCCCGCTTTTGGCGAGCGGTTCTCCCCTGCCCAGATCGATGAACTGACCACATATCTGAAGTCCCTTCAGACCACCAGCAGTTGA